In the genome of Paludisphaera rhizosphaerae, one region contains:
- the fabG gene encoding 3-oxoacyl-[acyl-carrier-protein] reductase: MAEASGSPATGCLVDLKGQTALVTGASRGIGRAIAVKLAACGAKVVGVARTLEGLQGTADAIKAAGGEFEGFAADVAKAEDVKRVVDEVEAKYQKIHVLVNNAGVTRDGLMLRMEDEAWDDVIDVNLKGTFLWCRAVGAVMMRGRYGRIINISSVSGIRGNPGQANYSASKAGVIGLTQTIARELASRGITVNVVAPGFITTDMTDVLPDKIKAEVKERIPLKRLGAPEDIAEMVAFFASPASSYVTGQVIAVDGGMTV, from the coding sequence ATGGCCGAAGCATCGGGCTCGCCCGCGACGGGCTGTCTCGTGGACCTGAAGGGGCAGACGGCCCTGGTGACGGGAGCCTCCCGAGGGATCGGCCGCGCCATTGCCGTGAAGCTTGCGGCCTGCGGGGCGAAGGTGGTCGGCGTCGCTCGGACGTTGGAAGGGCTGCAGGGGACGGCCGATGCGATCAAGGCCGCCGGCGGCGAGTTCGAGGGCTTCGCGGCCGACGTGGCGAAGGCCGAGGACGTCAAGCGCGTCGTCGACGAAGTCGAGGCGAAATATCAGAAGATTCACGTCCTGGTGAACAATGCGGGCGTAACCCGCGACGGCCTGATGCTCCGGATGGAGGACGAGGCCTGGGACGACGTGATCGACGTCAACCTGAAGGGGACGTTTCTGTGGTGCCGGGCCGTCGGGGCGGTGATGATGCGCGGCCGATACGGCCGGATCATCAACATCAGCAGCGTGTCCGGCATCCGGGGGAACCCGGGCCAGGCGAACTACTCGGCGAGCAAGGCCGGGGTGATCGGCCTGACCCAGACGATCGCCCGGGAGTTGGCCTCGCGCGGGATCACGGTCAACGTGGTCGCCCCCGGCTTCATCACGACCGACATGACCGACGTTCTGCCGGACAAGATCAAGGCCGAGGTCAAGGAACGAATCCCGCTCAAGCGGCTGGGAGCGCCCGAGGACATCGCCGAGATGGTGGCGTTTTTCGCCTCGCCGGCGTCCAGCTACGTGACGGGTCAGGTGATCGCCGTCGACGGCGGCATGACCGTCTGA
- a CDS encoding DUF4159 domain-containing protein, which translates to MMRKFRRLIVALFGLSAVLGVGGRAFGAVTHEQVEQAIRDAVRYLKKEQNRDTGGWKDFNAGGQWKTGTTSLATLALLTAGEPPDSPTIRASLDYLRRWGPDQLDCTYTVSLQTMVYAAADPKNDFNRIVANVQWLERAQIKPADGIPWPGAWTYDLSKTNRQSDNSNTQYALLGLHTASEVGIQVKPEVWKLAREYWESAQRIDGGWGYHHKEADGVSTASMTAAGISSLVITGLRRFQGAEEIHGDAIQNCGKGNLNINLKRGIDWMSSRFQIGQNFPQGQYWRLYYLYGLERAGRLGGVRFFGEHDWYREGAEALVHEQDRLGGFWRESSADNNPLISTSFALLFLAKGRSPVLVNKLRHGPRNDWDNDADDIRNLVNLVSQDWKHLLTWQVVDPNTASVEDLMQAPIVFINGHFEPEFSKVSIDNLRKYVDQGGFILADACCGRPEFDSGFKKLMEQVFPEEAYKLKPLSGDHPVWRAKHLLSPDAYPLWGIEHGCRTVVIYSPKDLSCYWNQMERDPKSTALATRVGQNIIDYATGREMPADKLVIRQVNNFKEDRPARNSLRIAKLQHGGDWNIAPLAVPNLMEALRKPPLGFDVAVSQKDLLPTDKNLIYYPLIYFHGRAAASFTAEDMEALRKHVDPGGGTIFADAACGSPGFDAAFRRFAAELFPNNQLVPIPKDDELFSNKVFFDLKDSQYTKAAGGGKDYPQLEGVKINGHWSIIYSKLDIGCALERHSGLDCKGYTYESALRIAANVVIYATLP; encoded by the coding sequence ATGATGCGGAAATTCCGGCGGCTGATCGTGGCTCTCTTCGGCCTCTCAGCCGTCCTCGGGGTCGGCGGCCGGGCTTTCGGAGCGGTCACCCACGAGCAGGTGGAGCAGGCGATCCGCGACGCGGTCCGCTACCTCAAGAAGGAGCAGAACCGGGACACCGGCGGCTGGAAGGATTTCAACGCCGGCGGCCAGTGGAAGACTGGCACCACCAGTCTGGCCACACTGGCTCTGCTGACGGCCGGCGAGCCGCCCGATTCGCCCACCATCCGGGCCTCGCTCGACTACCTCAGACGCTGGGGGCCCGATCAGCTCGACTGCACTTACACCGTCTCCCTCCAGACGATGGTGTACGCGGCGGCCGACCCCAAGAACGACTTCAACCGGATCGTCGCCAACGTCCAGTGGCTCGAACGCGCCCAGATCAAACCGGCTGATGGGATTCCCTGGCCCGGCGCCTGGACCTATGACCTGTCGAAGACGAACCGCCAGTCGGACAACTCCAACACGCAGTACGCCCTGCTCGGCCTGCACACTGCCTCTGAGGTCGGCATACAGGTCAAGCCCGAGGTCTGGAAGCTGGCGCGTGAGTATTGGGAGTCCGCCCAGCGGATCGACGGCGGCTGGGGCTACCACCACAAAGAGGCAGACGGCGTCTCCACGGCGAGCATGACGGCCGCCGGCATCTCCAGCCTGGTCATCACGGGCCTCCGGCGGTTTCAGGGAGCCGAGGAGATCCACGGCGACGCCATCCAGAACTGCGGCAAGGGCAACCTCAACATCAACCTCAAGCGAGGCATCGATTGGATGTCCTCGCGGTTTCAGATCGGCCAGAATTTCCCCCAGGGCCAGTACTGGCGGCTCTATTACCTGTACGGTCTCGAGCGGGCCGGCCGTCTGGGGGGCGTTCGGTTCTTCGGCGAGCACGATTGGTATCGCGAGGGTGCCGAGGCCCTCGTTCACGAGCAGGATCGGCTCGGCGGCTTCTGGCGGGAGTCCAGCGCCGACAACAATCCGCTGATTTCCACGAGCTTCGCTCTGCTCTTTTTGGCGAAAGGTCGTTCGCCGGTCCTGGTCAACAAGCTCCGTCACGGCCCTCGGAACGACTGGGACAACGACGCCGACGACATCCGAAACCTCGTCAATCTGGTCTCCCAGGACTGGAAGCATCTGCTGACCTGGCAGGTCGTCGACCCCAACACGGCGAGCGTCGAGGACCTGATGCAGGCCCCGATCGTCTTCATCAACGGCCACTTCGAGCCCGAGTTCTCCAAGGTCTCCATCGACAACCTTCGCAAGTACGTCGATCAGGGGGGCTTCATTCTGGCGGACGCCTGCTGCGGCCGTCCTGAGTTCGATTCCGGGTTCAAGAAACTGATGGAGCAGGTCTTCCCGGAGGAGGCCTACAAGCTGAAGCCGCTCTCCGGAGATCATCCTGTTTGGCGGGCCAAACATCTGCTCTCTCCCGACGCTTACCCGTTGTGGGGGATTGAGCATGGCTGTCGGACGGTCGTGATCTACTCGCCCAAGGATCTCTCCTGCTACTGGAACCAGATGGAGCGGGACCCGAAGTCGACCGCCCTGGCGACCCGCGTCGGCCAGAACATCATCGACTACGCCACCGGCCGCGAGATGCCCGCCGACAAGCTGGTCATCCGTCAGGTCAACAATTTCAAGGAAGACCGACCCGCCAGGAACTCGCTGCGGATCGCCAAGCTCCAGCACGGCGGCGACTGGAACATCGCCCCTCTGGCCGTCCCCAACCTGATGGAAGCTCTGCGCAAGCCGCCGCTGGGCTTTGACGTGGCCGTCTCGCAGAAGGATCTGCTCCCGACCGACAAGAACCTGATCTACTACCCGTTGATCTACTTCCACGGCCGCGCCGCGGCCTCGTTCACAGCCGAGGACATGGAAGCCCTGCGCAAGCACGTCGACCCCGGCGGCGGGACGATCTTCGCCGACGCCGCCTGCGGCAGCCCCGGGTTCGACGCCGCCTTCCGCCGGTTCGCCGCTGAGTTGTTCCCCAACAATCAGCTCGTTCCGATCCCCAAGGACGACGAGTTGTTCTCCAACAAGGTCTTCTTCGACCTGAAGGACTCGCAGTACACCAAGGCGGCTGGGGGCGGCAAGGATTACCCCCAGTTGGAGGGGGTCAAGATCAACGGCCACTGGTCGATCATCTACTCGAAACTCGACATCGGCTGCGCCCTGGAACGCCATTCGGGGCTGGACTGCAAGGGCTACACCTACGAGAGCGCGCTCCGGATCGCCGCCAACGTGGTGATCTACGCCACGCTCCCCTGA
- a CDS encoding AAA family ATPase, with protein sequence MAAELSKVIIGQHDVVELILAAIFTRGHVLLVGVPGLAKTLMVASIARILDVGFKRIQFTPDLMPSDITGTNVLEEPESGRREFRFVPGPLFSNIILADEINRTPPKTQAALLQAMQEREVTVGQETLKLPDPFFVIATQNPIEQEGTYPLPEAQLDRFMFDVRVGYPSLDEEKKILSGTTKGETPELKKILSAKAIVNLQRLVTSVPASEYTVDYVARLVRATRPADERAPQFIKELVDYGAGPRAGQNLILAGKAMAAMDGRYSVSLDDVRKVAIPVLRHRISVNFQAQAEGQTTESIIKRLVAEVREPDTPKYERKGA encoded by the coding sequence ATGGCAGCCGAGTTGAGCAAGGTCATCATCGGCCAGCACGACGTCGTCGAGCTGATCCTGGCGGCCATCTTCACGCGCGGGCACGTCCTGCTCGTCGGCGTCCCCGGCCTGGCGAAAACGCTGATGGTCGCCTCGATCGCCCGCATCCTGGACGTCGGCTTCAAGCGGATTCAGTTCACTCCCGACCTGATGCCCTCGGACATCACCGGCACCAACGTTCTGGAGGAGCCGGAGTCGGGCCGTCGCGAGTTCCGGTTCGTCCCCGGCCCTCTCTTCTCGAACATCATCCTGGCGGACGAGATCAACCGCACCCCGCCCAAGACCCAGGCGGCGCTCCTGCAGGCCATGCAGGAACGCGAGGTGACGGTCGGCCAGGAGACGCTCAAGCTCCCCGACCCGTTCTTCGTCATCGCCACCCAGAACCCGATCGAGCAGGAAGGGACCTACCCGCTCCCCGAAGCCCAGCTCGACCGCTTCATGTTCGACGTTCGAGTCGGCTACCCCTCGCTGGACGAGGAGAAGAAGATCCTCTCCGGAACGACCAAGGGGGAGACGCCCGAGCTGAAGAAGATCCTCTCCGCCAAGGCGATCGTAAACCTCCAGCGGCTGGTGACCTCGGTGCCGGCGTCCGAGTACACCGTGGATTACGTGGCTCGCCTGGTCCGCGCCACTCGCCCGGCCGATGAACGCGCCCCCCAGTTCATCAAGGAGCTGGTCGACTACGGCGCGGGGCCTCGAGCCGGCCAGAACCTGATCCTGGCCGGGAAGGCGATGGCCGCGATGGACGGCCGCTACAGCGTCTCGCTGGACGACGTCCGCAAGGTGGCGATCCCCGTCCTTCGCCACCGCATCAGCGTCAACTTCCAGGCCCAGGCCGAGGGCCAGACGACAGAGTCCATCATCAAGCGCCTCGTCGCCGAGGTCCGCGAACCTGACACGCCCAAATACGAGCGAAAAGGCGCCTGA
- a CDS encoding DUF58 domain-containing protein, whose protein sequence is MMGNAEKYLKPEVIRQVSRLDLRAKFIVEGFISGLHASPFQGFSVEFSEHRKYTPGDNIADIDWNVFAKTDRFYTKKFQAETNLTGYLVMDLSASMGYTHRQELTKFDYGISLAAALGYLMIHQQDPVGLIAFNDKVRRSLAPASRRTQLANILSVLAQLKPEGVADFAASLHQVAGMMRHKSLVMIFSDLLADPEPIRKGLYRLRFSGHDVILFHILDEAEAMFPFEGMVRLEDNETGELIEVDADAIKADYLEEVEEFRSSYKDDCVRARIDYVPLHTGMPFDKALMSYLLSRQARG, encoded by the coding sequence ATGATGGGTAACGCCGAGAAGTACTTGAAGCCCGAGGTGATCCGCCAGGTCTCGCGGCTCGACCTGCGCGCCAAGTTCATCGTCGAGGGCTTCATCTCCGGGCTCCACGCCAGCCCGTTCCAGGGGTTCTCGGTCGAGTTCTCCGAGCACCGCAAGTACACCCCCGGCGACAACATCGCCGACATCGACTGGAACGTTTTCGCCAAGACCGACCGCTTCTACACCAAGAAGTTCCAGGCCGAGACCAACCTCACCGGCTACCTCGTGATGGACCTCTCGGCGTCGATGGGCTACACCCACCGCCAGGAGCTGACCAAGTTCGACTACGGCATCAGCCTGGCCGCCGCCCTCGGCTACCTGATGATCCATCAGCAAGACCCCGTCGGCCTCATCGCCTTCAACGACAAGGTCAGACGAAGCCTCGCCCCGGCGAGTCGTCGGACGCAGTTGGCCAACATCCTCTCGGTCCTGGCCCAACTCAAGCCCGAGGGCGTGGCCGACTTCGCCGCCAGCCTGCACCAGGTCGCCGGGATGATGCGGCATAAAAGCCTGGTCATGATCTTCAGCGACCTGCTCGCCGATCCCGAGCCGATCCGCAAGGGGCTGTACCGCCTGCGGTTCTCCGGCCATGACGTGATCCTCTTCCACATCCTCGACGAGGCCGAGGCCATGTTCCCCTTCGAGGGGATGGTCCGCCTGGAGGACAACGAAACCGGCGAGCTGATCGAGGTCGACGCCGACGCGATCAAGGCCGACTACCTGGAGGAGGTCGAGGAGTTCCGGTCGTCCTACAAGGACGACTGCGTGCGGGCCCGGATCGACTACGTCCCGCTCCACACGGGGATGCCGTTCGACAAGGCGTTGATGTCCTACCTGCTGTCCCGCCAGGCGCGAGGCTGA